The following nucleotide sequence is from Spirochaetales bacterium.
GAAACAGCATATGTTCGATGCCTCGAATGCGAGTTATCTGATTCATCTCTATGAAGAGCAAGGGGATGATTTTTATTTAACATTAAACGGCTTTTTCAGCGGGATTCTTGTCGATCTCAACAGGCAAACGCTTATCCTTTTTAACGACAGATTCGGAATGAAGCGTGTTTATGCATATACAGACGACGATGAGTTCCTGTTTTCAAACGAGGCAAAATCCATTTTACGCGTGCAAAAAAAAACGCGCCGTCTTGAAGAAAAAAATCTGGGAGAATATTTTTCCCTGGGATGCGCGCTGGAGAATAACACCATATTCTCCAACATACAAACATTGGAATGCGGATCAAAATGGACGTTTATCAAGGCTGAACATGTTAAAAAGGAACGTTATTTCAGTCCGCGATCGTGGGAAGATCAACCTGTCCTCGATGAAAGCCGCTATTATACAAAACTGAAAGAAACATTCCGGAAAATTCTGCCCCGTTATATAAAGCCCGAAGAAAACGTTGCTATCTCATTAACCGGCGGGCTGGATACGCGTATGATCATGGCATATATCGATACAGACAGGATGAAACCGGAATGCTATACATTCGGCGGGTTTTACAGAGATAGCTATGATGTTAAAATCGCCAGAAAAATAGCCCGTGCCTGCGGACTCCGCCATCAAACATTGCGTATCGATGACGGCTTTTTAAAAGAATTTCCCGACCTTGTCGAAAAAACGATATTTGTTACGGACGGAAATATGAATCTCAATGGCGCCGCTATGCTTTTTGTCAATAAAATGGCAAGGGAAATCGCGCCTGTTCGGTTAACGGGAAATTATGGAAGTGAAATAATCAGGAAAGTAAGTAATTTTAAATTCAATCCTCCCGATTGCGGCCTTTTTTCATACGATATGCGTCAAAATATTAACCTCGCCGCAGAAAGCTTCCGTTCGATTAAACACGGACGGGATTTATCTTTTACCCTTTTCAAACAATTACCTTTATATCATTATAATTCCTTCTCACTGGAGGCGACGCAATTGATGGTACGCTCTCCGTTTACCGACAACGATTTCATTGAGGTCGCATACCGGAAGCCGCAATCAATTGATGAAAGGGCTTTGTTACTCCAACTCATTTTTGACGGAAACAAAGAATTGGGCGCAATGATATCGGACAGGGGTATTAAAAGAAATTCCATCTTCCCGGTATCGTTCATACGGCACGCATATTACGAATTTCTTTTTAAAATGGAATATTATTTCAATTACGGAATGCCCCAATTTCTGTCAAAACTCATGTATATTCTTGGGCACCGGCACCTGGAGAAGATTTTTCTGGGATGGCATAAATACTATCATTTAAGACCGATTATCAGGGATACCTGTTCGGACTATCTTAACATACTGCTTGATCAGAAAACACTCTCACGGTCTTTTTTCAATAAAGCGTTTATTGAAAAAATGGTAAACGATCATTTGAAGGGATACAAAAATTATACGGTAGAAATAAACACCGCCCTTTCAATAGAACTGACGTGTCGCCTTCTATTGGAACAATTTTGATAGTTCCCATGGCGACAATTGCTACATATGATGACCTTGAACGATTTCAACCGCTTTCACTACAGGCAGGATTGTCGCGCCCGATTCAATTGAATATTGAACGATCTTTTCAAATACACCTGCGCCGCACCCGAAAGGTGTCGGTTGATCGCCGATATCGTGGGTAGCGAAGATAAGCCATCCACGTTCAACACGATTTTTGTCGATCATTTTCATTATCTCCTGCAGATTTTTATTATTTCTTTTATCGATAAAATAACCTTTTAGGAGATTGAAATCGATCGCAGTTCGATTATTCGTTTGCCCGCCGCCGCGACAACAAACAAAATATCTGCCGGCCGTTCGCTTTGTCAGCGGCTTTGGTACGGCTATTGGATAGGATAACGTCCGGAAGTATGTTCCCGGTAATAATGTCTCGAGAGAATCACGATTCTTTTTTATCGCTTCTTCAAAGTCTTTCGTATTTGTATGCCATGCATCAAGATGTGAAAACGTATGACATCCTATTTCATGCCCTTCCGATACAATATTTTTCAAATCATTGACAGAGATTATTTTCCCCGTTGGCGTCTCTTTGCCAAGCAGACCAAGAGAGATATAAAACGTCGCATGTAAACCGTATTTTCTCAGTATCGCTCCGCCCTCAGTGAACGCCGATGAGGGAATATCGTCGAACGTAAAAGAAATAAGCGGTTTATCCAATAGAAATCGGGTGGATCGTTTAGAGAAAAAAGTGGACCGTATCCTTCTGTATTTATTATATAACCTGTTCCAAAAGGAAGCATGACTCATCTTTTAAAATCCATATCCCTTCTTTTCAATAAATGTTATTCGACCTATATTATACCTATTCTTTCGAATATTTAACTGTTTTTTATCCAATCCCGTTATTTTTTCACTCCCCGGTCCTTTTCTTTTTTACTGTTTTATACCACGATGTCCTCATGTTAAGAAAGAAATTTAAAATAAATTTAGGTATCATTGCCTTCATGCCATGGTGTAATCCAGTCTTTATTGCGAGGTCGCCCAAAAAGGTTAACGGAATAAAATATCGCGGAATCTCTATTTTGAGAAATCCATTATATTTTTTGAATGTCGTCAATGAATCTTCGCCTTTTTTACCATAGACGAATTTTCCGTAAACAAGATAAGAACACCCTTTTTCTGCACAACGTTTTACCGCGGCGGAAAAAAGCGCATTCATGGGGGATTTGTCGCGATGTGATATTTTAGCGATTGTTCCGCTCGTTCTTGCGTATTCGTCTCCATAACATAATTTAATGAATCCGACTTTTTCTTTTTCGTGATACGCGACAAGGAATTCACTTCGTTCCAGATCGGTCGCCCAACCCTTTTTGACGGTACTAAAATCCTTTCCAAAATAAGAATATTTTTTCCCCCTGCGAATGGGAGTCTCATTGAATATATCCATGAGACCCAGAATGAGATTATCATCAAATTTCTCAATTTTGACGTTTATTCCTTTTTTTTCCGATTTTCTTATCTTGTTGCGTACATTTGTATGGATCTGACCGGAAAACCAATCTTCGTATGTTGAGATCGGCAGGGCTGCTATATTGTCCGGTTCTCTATAATACAGATATTTCGGTTCCGTTTCTTCTATATTCTGGACGACCGTCAAAATATCCGCCTTCAATTTCCTTTTTTTAATCTCTTCCATTATTTCAGCAGGATCTTTGACAGGGAATATCCACTCATCTCTAACAGAAATTTTTCTAATTAATTTCCCCTTGCTTTCGAAGCATAATTGTCTGATATCAGCATATTTCATAGATGACAACCTTTACTATTTTTTATTGTTTATACCATGTATGCCAAAAATACCCAAGAAAATAAAATACCATTACCGTTGTCTGTAAAATGATGTTAACTTTATTTTAAAACGTAACCCTTTCCAACTCAATCCCTCATCATTCAACTTTTTAAAAAAGTCTATTTATTATCGATCATTTTCAGAAAATGCGACATAACCTGCCTGAACGGTTGTACTCCCCGAAAGAATATGATCAATGTTAAAACATACACTCCGATAAATACCGGTAATGTGTACAATATATTAATGAGAGGATTTGAGGAGGAAAAGACAAAATTAAGCAATATAAAACATATTACCGCGGCGATTGCTGAACAGACAAAATATTTCCAGATAGTTTTGATTATCATAGAAACTTTCAAGCCTATTTCTTGGCCCGCATAATGCATTCCCGGAAAAACCAGTATATAGATGACAATGATATATGCAACCGCGACCCCCATCACGCCAAAAAACAACCCGATAATATACGAAGCAATATTCAAGATTGAATCAAGGATACCCCAGCGGAACCATTTGTCCGGTCTTCCCAGAGAAACAAAAAGCCAACCCTGGGTTCCATATAAAATCTGCATTGCGGCGCCAACAGCCAGAACAGAGAGAATTTCTCCCGTTTTAAACCACTGTTCGCCTATGATCATTCTGATAATATCTGTGCTTTCTATACTCAGGTAAAAACAAAACGGTGTCGTGAGTATGCATATTGTTTCTATGGCGTTCAGGAAATAACGTATAAAACGCTGGTGGTCATCCTGCAGCTTGCTTAACGTAACGACAGCTACATTCTGCAAAGGGAATATCAACTGATTCAACGGCATGAGAAAAAGACTGTATGCTTTACTGTATAATCCCAACTCATGGGCGCCGAATTTCCACCCGATCAGGGTTTTGTCGATATTTTTCGAAAAATATTTCATAAAATAATAGCCGCTTAAATTCGCACCGAATAATAAAAACGATCTCACACTGGTTTTTCTCGACGGCCTTGACGGAACCCATTTACTTACAATGCAGATGGCGACAAGATAGAAAAAACTATACAGCAGAAATCGAATCACAATAGCCCAGTAGCCGAATTCCAATATTGCGGCTATTATCGCGATGACTGAACTGAGAAATGTTGCTACTATTTCTACGACAGCCACCCTTTTAAAAAACATCCCACGTTTCAGCAAAGCCTGGTGCTGGATCGACAGACAGAGGAAAATAAAATTTGTTGAAAAGATAACGGCTATCATCGTAAGCTTGGGTTCTTTATAAAGCAATGAAATAACCGGTGCAAATACGATTGTTAATACCGCAAATCCAAATCCGAATAATGTATTAATCCAGAATAAATTACTTACCTGTTGATGAGTGATATCCTTTTTTTGAATTGTCGCATCACTCAATCCCATATCCTGAAAAACCATAAAAAACCCTGTCAGCGACGTCACCATGGCAATCAAACCAAAATCTTCGGGAGCCAATATTCGCGAGAGGATTATTGTCCCCCCCATCTGAACAAGATATACGATAAAACGGGATATAACCGTTATACCGCCTCCTTTGATGGCCTTTTTGTTTAAACCGTCCTGCAGATGATCGGCATTAAAATAATGGCTGTATCTGGATTGTCCGCTACTGTTCATATTGTATCACTTTCATAATCTGCTTAATTCACCATCCGGGGTTTGGACCGAAATATCTATAAGCAAGGAATCGCGATTCTAAAACAGCCTCAATTATATATCAAATACTATTCAGAAATCACGCTTAATATCTTTGATAATTCCAAGAATTGCAAGACATCTGCTGAAGTGATCTGTTATTTTAATCAGATACCTGACAAGCAGATGAACACTAATAAAAAATAAAAAGGGTAACATTAGTATATAAAGGATAATTGCCGTCATCGATTTCAACAATATCTTTATTTTCTGAAACCGTGTCGTTTCTTTTTTATTATTGGTAAATGAAAGTACTCCTCGTAAATACGCGCGTTTGAAAAAATATCGTAACGTCATTCTATCCGAAGGAACATACTCATAAACGATCGCTTCATCACACCATAGGAACGTGAAATTTTCCGCGGCAAGCCGCCTGAAAAAATCAACGTCTTCCCCGCCTTCACCGAGTTCCCTGTTGAAATAATGAGCAGCGTCATCGAAGATCTCCCTTTTAATGATGACGTTTCCGGTTCGTGTATCTTTCCAATGAATAAACGTCCCTGTTTCATGTCGGGGTCTCTCGAAAATTTTGCCATTCCCCATCCACAATGGCGGTTTTTTTTCAAATTCAGGAAGAACCGGGCCGAGTACCGCTACGACATCGAACCGCTTGATCGCGTTATAATGATTGCACAGCCAGGTATCGATCGGTATCTCATCATCATCGATGAACGCACAATAATCTCCGCTCGCATTCTGAATCGCGGTATTTCGTGCCAGGGCAATATTTTTCTCCGGGACATTGAAATATTCTATAGCAAGCCTGTCCCCCGTACTGTATTTTTTAACGATTTCCATACCCCTACGGGCGCCGTCATTATCAACGACAACCGTGGAAAATGTAAATTGCGCTTCCGTCTTCTGACATAATAGTTTTTCAAGCAGTCGATCGAGCAGCTGCGGTCTTTTATACGTGCATATACATACGGTAATATGATCCATGGAAAGTAGTATAGCACATATCGGTGGTCATGAATATATATCACCTGTATTCATCACAAACTGCTTTTAATTCCGGTTTCATCACGCATATACCAATGAAGCCGCATCAACATGTATCCGCCACATACATAAAAATCACATCTTTCCACATTCATCAAATATTAAGTGAAATCACTATTGACAGACATTACGACCTTGTATAATTTGATGAGTGAAACGATGAGAACCTGTATCGATAATGTCAGTCATTTATAGGAATAATCTTACCAATTCATGATTACATTCAGGGAAAAGAACCGGACGGGAGTATACGGCACGTGAAGAAGATATTACTCATATCAAACAAACTCATGCATTACAGGGTAAGCGTCTATAATTATTTTTATGATAATTTCAGGAAAAACGGGTATGAGTTCATCGTTCGGGCGGATATGCTTCAGAAGGAGAATACCCACCCGATTAAATTTGATTTCGCGGAAATACCATTTAAATTTCATCTGTACAGAAAAGAAATAAACAGAATAAAACCCGATTTCGTCATTTTCTTTCTGCATCTGAGGGATCTGATCATTTTCCCGCTTATTTATTGGCTGAAATCCAGGCATATTACCGTTATATTCTGGACAAAAGGGAAAAATCTGGATAATCCCGACTCTTTCATCGTCAACACCCTTTATTACCACACCCATAATCAGGTCGACGGTATTATCCTTTATTCGAAAAAAGAACTCGATTTTATTAAGCCCAAAAACCATCATAAAGTCACGTTCGCCAACAATACGATCAATTTTGCCGATTTTCCCGATATAACGGAATCGAAAGAAACGATAAAAAAAGAATTGCATATCCCGTTCAAAAAGGTCGCTCTCTTTGTCGGAAGAATGGAAATCAACAAAGGCAGGAAACGGGCCGATCATGCGATACGGATATTCAATACCCTGACCAATCCCGATTACGGACTCGTGCTCGTCGGTTCCGGTTTTAACGATGAAATGAAATCCATGATAAACAAAAAAAACACGATGTATCTGGGAGAAATCCATGATCCGGGTCATTATAAAATAAGTAAAATATTCAAAATGTCGGATGTTTTTATCATCCCCGGACATGTCGGGCTCGGATTAAACCAGGCGTTTTATTGGGGATTACCGGTGATCACGGAAGAAGGGAAACAGCCGCCGGAAATACATTATCTTGTTGATGGAAGAAACGGTTTTATGGTAAAAGAAAACGATATCGCGGCGTTGAAGGAAAAACTGTTATATCTTCTTGAGAATGATCATATCAGGGCGGAATTCGGTAAAAAGGCGAGGGCGGATATTATAAAGAATGCTTCCATCGAAAACATGTTCAACGGTTTTCTGGAAAATATCAAATTAAAGAGATGAAAAGTATGACTATAAGTATTTTTGGTCTTGGGTATGTCGGATGTGTATCCGGCGCCTGTCTGGCGGATTTGGGACATACGGTTATCGGTGTCGATATCAATGAAACAAAAGTCACAATGATCAATGAGGGCAAAAGCCCCATTATTGAAGAAGATATCGATACATTGATCGAAAAAGTGGTGTCCTCAGGCGCGTTGAGCGCGTCAACGAATACCGTATCCGCCGTTGAGAAGAGTGATGTTGCTATCGTCTGTGTCGGTACGCCTTCGAGAAAAAACGGCAGCCTCGAGTTCAGGGCGGTGATGAATGTCAGTCACCAGATCGGCGAAGCACTGAGAGAGATATCAAAATATTTCGTCGTCATCGTAAGAAGTACCGTCCTTCCCGGTACCGTGGAAAATATCGTCATACCCGCTCTGGAAAAATCATCGGGTAAAAAAGCAGGAACCGATTTCGGTGTTTGTATGAACCCGGAGTTTCTGAGAGAGGGAACGAGCGTCTATGACTTCTACAACCCGCCGAAGAATGTAATCGGGGAATTCGATTCACGAAGCGGTGATGTTGTCGAAAACATATACGGAAAAATTCAGGTAAAAACATTCAGGGTCCCCATAAAAATAGCGGAAATGGTCAAATATTGCGACAATACCTTTCATGCCTTAAAGATCGCGTATGCAAATGAGATAGGGAACATCTGTAAAGAGTTTGAAATCGACAGTCATAAAGTCATGGATATATTCTGTTCGGACACGAAACTCAATATCGCCCCCACCTATCTGAAACCCGGATTCGCTTTCGGCGGATCATGCCTGCCGAAGGACCTGAGGGCGCTGACCTACGAATCGAAATTGCTCGATCTGGAAACACCGGTGCTGAACTCCATATTATCCAGTAATAAAAGGCAGATTACAAAAACAGTAAACAAATTGCTGGAATATAAAGGGAAAGTGATCGGTTTTCTAGGATTGAGTTTTAAAAGCGGGACGGATGATCTGCGGGAAAGTCCCATCGTCGAGGTCATTGAAACGGTTATAGGTAAAGGTCTTACGGTCAAAATATATGACAAAAATGTCTCCATCGCCCGCCTGATAGGCGCAAACAAGCAATATATCGAAGAAGAAATTCCGCATATATCATCGCTTATGGAAGAAAAAATAGAGGATCTCATACGGGATGCCGATGTACTGGTGATAGCAAATAAATCCGAAGAATTTAAAAATGTTGTACGGAAAGCCGGAAAGCCCAAAGTCATCATCGATCTTGTAAGGATTGTCGAGGATACATCCGAAATAAAAGCCGATTACTACGGAATATGCTGGTAACGACGGCCGTGTGACAATCTCGATGACACCGATAGTACCGTTACCGGTATACTGAATGCAGTACATCACAGACACATTCAATCTGTTCCGCCTTTATTTCCGGCCACAATGGCAGACTGAGAATACGTTGAGAAAGCCTTTCTGAGACAGGAAAATCACCCTTTTTATACTGCCTGTATCGATAGGCGGGCTGCAAATGGAGGGGGATCGGATAATGAATACCGCAGGAGATACCGGCTTCAGAGAGTTTTTGCTTTATCTCATCCCGATTTTCTATCTGTATGACGAATAAATGCCAGACGTGCTCCGCCTGAGGCGCGACATAAGGGAGCGTGATGTTCCCGTTATTTCCAAGCAGCTTCACATACATCGCCGCTTTTTCCCGTCTGATATTTGTCCAATCAGCAAGATGCCGTAATTTGATCGACAGGATCCCCGCCTGGATCGTATCGAGTCTGTTGTTGAATCCTTCGATAAAATGCTCGTACTTTGATTTCCAGCGGCCGTGATCGACCAGCATCTTGCAGCGTTTGTATAATTCGGCATCATTGGTGACAATCGCCCCGGCATCGCCGAAGGCGCCGAGGTTTTTACCCGGATAAAAGGAAAATGTCGCCGCGTCCCCGTAAGAGCCCGGTTTTCGTCCCCCCAATGCCGCGCCATGCGCCTGTGCCGCATCTTCAATGACAAAAAGACCGTACCGTTCCGCAACGGCGCATATTTCCGGCATATTCGCCATCTGTCCGTAGAGGTGAACGGGAATGACCGCTTTGATCCGTTTATTTCTGTTTCGTTCGCAATATGCTTCGAGTTTCGCCGGATCGATCGTTGCCGTACGTTCATCGACATCGATAAACCCGACCTCGGCGCCCATGCCGGTGACCGCTTCTGCGGTCGCGATAAAGGTGTTGACGGGAACCAGGACCGTCTCCCCGCGCTCGACACCAAGGGCTATCAGGGTATTCCTGATCGCGTCCGTCCCGTTCGAACACCCGACGGCGTAACCGGTCCCGCAGAATCCTGCGAAACTTTCTTCAAAGGCTTCGACTTCCCTGCCCCCGATATACTGCGAGTTGTCGATAAGTGACGTTATTTTTTCCATAATCTCGGGATAGATCGCATCGATGCTTTCCCGCAGATTCATAAAAGGAACCTTCATGACATCATTCTCCCTCTTCAATTTCATATTCCCCGATATTACGGATATGAGATATGCTGCGGGCCGGGTTCCCGGCTACGACCGATCCCTCCTCAACGTCTTTTGTCACAACGGCCCCCGCACCGACAAGTGCGTGTCTGCCGATCGTCCTGCCGGGCAGCACCGTCACATTCGCTCCGATTTTCGCGTGCTCGCAAATGACGGGTCCGGCGAGGGTTTGTTTGACATTTCTGCTTCGGGGATACTTCGCGTTCGTCAGGACGACATTGGGACCCAGCCAGCAATCGGTCTTCAATACGGAATATTCGGGGACAAAGACCTGGGAATGTATGCGAACGCCGTCTTCGATCCTGATGTGATGCTCGATGCAGGAAAGGCTTCCGATACTGACATTGTCGCCGATCGTATTCGACTCCCGGATCGTGACATGGTGGCCCGTGTTCAGGTTATCTCCAATATTATTGCCCGCGTAAATAACCGTGTGGCTTCTGATTACGGCGTTGTCGCCGATAACCGTCTCCAGTTCCCCCTCCGCCTTTCCGGCCGGCGGGACACCGATAACACAGAACTCGCCGATGCTCGCGTTCTTGCCGATAGTGACATTTCCGTAAACGACCGCCGATTCTTTCATTCTATTTCCCCAATCGTGATTTTTTGGGCACGAACCGAAGATTGACTTCCCTTTCGGTTTCAGCCGATTCATAGATCGCGTTGATGAGTTCAAGGGATTTTCGACCTTCAATGCCGTCGACGAGGGCCCGCCTGTTGTTGATAATGCAGTCGATAACGTTTTCCAGATAACGTTTATGACCGAATCCGTATACATTCGGCGGATTTTCCGCATAATCGGTCAACACCTTTTTTTTCTCTTCTTCACTCTGATCTTCGAATTCCCAGGTAATCATTTTATTGACGGCGAATCCCCCAATGACGACCGTCCCCTTTTCTCCAAGGATCGAAATCGAGCCTTCGAGATCGAGGGGGCGCGTGGCCGTCGTGGCTTCGATAATACCCAGCGCGCCGTTTCTGAATTTGATAATCGCGGCGGCGGTATCTTCGACTTCGATATCGGTAAGGTAATTCATGGTTTTCCCCATTACCGAGACCGGTTCTCCGAGCATCCACTCCAGAAGATCGATATGGTGGGAAGCCTGGTTCGCGAGAACGCCGCCGTCCAGTTTCCATGTGCCGCGCCATTGATCCATATTGTAATAACTTTGTTTTCTCATCCACCGGACCCGGATCGTTCCCAGGAATATCCTGCCGAATTTCCCCTCTTCCACCGCCTCCCTGAGTTTGGCGACCGGCAGATTGTATCTGTTCTGTTTGACGACGAACAACCTGCACCCGTATTCATCGCAGATCCGGATCATCTCATCGGCGTCGTCGAGCTGTAATGCCATCGGTTTCTCGCAGACAATATGCTTGTGATATTTCCTGACAATATCAATGGTATGTGTATGGTGGAAGCCGCTTGGCGTCAATATCGTCACCGCATCGACAGCTTCTTTTTGAAGCATCTCGTCATACGAGAGGTAATATGGAATATTGCCGCAATATTCGGCGGCCTGGACCGCCCTCTTTTTCTGACTGTCGCACACCGCGACCAGTTCCGCTTCCTTGATATCGATGAGTGCGTCAAAATGTCTTTTCGAAATCCTGCCGCATCCGACAACAGCAAACCTGATTTTATCCATGACTGTTACCTCTTGCTAATGATCCAACCGCCGTTTCCGGTCAATTCAGTCAAGGGAGACGCTTATCGTACTCCCCCACGGTATAACAGTATAATTTTTAAGTGTCTCCGTGTCTACAGGTGTCTTCGCCCCGCCCGGACGGTAACACCTGATCTGATGCGTGTTTTCAAGCACCCGGCTGTCTGCCGTGCTATTTTCATACTCGATATCACATGTGAAAAGATCATTCGCCAACGTCATATTTGTAAAGGAGATGCTTCTTCTTGCATGAAACCACATAACGATATCGAGTGCTTTTGTTACCCATACCTTCCTTGCCTTTAAATAGTCGAGAAGTCTTTTATAAAAATTATCCCATAACCGTTCGGGCGCGATGCTTCGCATGTGCCAGATGACCGTAACGGCACCGCCCAAAACAGCCGCTTCGTTGAATATATGTTCGCAATATGCCCATGCTTCGCTTTCCTTAAGATTCATTCTTCCCGGATAAAACATGGTCGAATCCTGTATGTGCATCGGTAGCTCATACAGCCCGGATACGCCCGGAAAACGGAATACCTGGGACGTTCCGGCCCGAAAACCGACGGTTTCGTTATAGCCGTAACTGGAATCGTAAAAATAACCGCCCCTTTCAAGGTGACGTGGAGTGTTTTCGTTAAAAAACAGCCAGTGCATGCGAATCCCGACCTTCCGGTCTCTTCCGATTATTTCACGAACGCGATTCAGTTCGGATTGCGCCGACGATTCGCTGTTCCAGGAATCAAGGCCGTGAACCCCCACCTCATTGCCGCAGGTATCCAGATACATAATCTCATCCCCGATATCGTCGATATCATACCTGGAAGCCCGTCTTTTTACATTACCGGCATTCTGATTTTTTCCCGTACGGCCTTTGAACGGGATGACATAAAACGTCGATGTCAATCCTTTTTCCAGTTTCACATATTCCTTGAATTGATTCCAGAAATCCTTTACCGCACCGGCAAGCACAAAAGGAAGTGAAAAAACGGAAATCAGGTTCCTGACAAGATGGCGGACCGTCCGTTTTCCTCTCACCACATCGAGCAAAGAACCGATCGTCGCCCTGTAGAGATACGCGATGAAGGTCAGGTCCGGGAAGTGCTTTCGGATCGAAACAAAATCGACATCATGGGTCAGGGCGACCATACAGGAATAACGGGGATGAACGGGTGGAATTTCGATAACAGGTATTCTCCCGTAATCGAGAATGACGAGCTTAAGCAGCATGATGTGATAATCCAGCACAGGGATGCATGCGTTCCCGACGGGCTGTCCCTTTAGCAGAAGCCGGGAGATCTCGTCAAAAAGATTGAATCCGATGTGCAGGACGATCATACCGGCTTTCTCCCGCTTCATCATTACCGGCTCGTTTGTTTCCTCAAGCAACAGTCTGGAAGAACAATCACCGGTAAATGTCACCACAGACCCGTATAACGGGACGCTCAGACCATATCCCGACAACCTCACGGGTTCCGTATCGTAGCGCCTGCCGATACGCTTTCCCATCCCCCCCGTTGTCTCCCGTGAACAATAGACGATCAATAATCGCGCATCGATCGCGGTTTCGGGCACCTTTTTCGAACACATTACCACAGGGTACCGTTTACCTTTTTGATACAATTCCCATGGTGTTTTGAATAATTCAAATAGTTCTTCGACCACCGATATTTCGGAATCGGAACAAATTATGCCAATCATCCCATCACCTGCCGTCAAAAAAGATGTTTTCAAATTTTAGCCGGATAATTGAAACGGTGTATCCGGAATGCTTTGATTGAAACGAATCGCTCATAAGGCACCTTACCCCATATACCGGTACATGAACCTTCCTATC
It contains:
- a CDS encoding Gfo/Idh/MocA family oxidoreductase: MDKIRFAVVGCGRISKRHFDALIDIKEAELVAVCDSQKKRAVQAAEYCGNIPYYLSYDEMLQKEAVDAVTILTPSGFHHTHTIDIVRKYHKHIVCEKPMALQLDDADEMIRICDEYGCRLFVVKQNRYNLPVAKLREAVEEGKFGRIFLGTIRVRWMRKQSYYNMDQWRGTWKLDGGVLANQASHHIDLLEWMLGEPVSVMGKTMNYLTDIEVEDTAAAIIKFRNGALGIIEATTATRPLDLEGSISILGEKGTVVIGGFAVNKMITWEFEDQSEEEKKKVLTDYAENPPNVYGFGHKRYLENVIDCIINNRRALVDGIEGRKSLELINAIYESAETEREVNLRFVPKKSRLGK